The Paenibacillus sp. RUD330 genome has a segment encoding these proteins:
- a CDS encoding pyridoxamine 5'-phosphate oxidase family protein translates to MRRKEFDQSRDQIELEAFLKEMTFGFMASIRPDGTPGITPLNFVYHNGHLYFHGSRAGEKMKSIAASGEVSFCVAKEYALIPSYFSDPLLACPATAYFKSVLIRGTAAPLDDLEEKAEALEAMMAKLQPEGGYKTIAAEEPDYVPRLKGVAVVKLTVSSLSAKFKFGQNLADEEREDIAGQLERRGCPFDHETASLMRHYAPGNNDGLQD, encoded by the coding sequence ATGAGAAGGAAAGAATTCGATCAAAGCCGCGACCAGATCGAGCTGGAGGCTTTCTTGAAGGAAATGACATTCGGCTTCATGGCCAGCATCCGGCCGGACGGAACGCCGGGAATAACGCCGCTTAATTTCGTGTACCACAATGGACATCTGTATTTTCACGGGAGCAGGGCAGGGGAAAAAATGAAAAGCATCGCGGCTTCCGGGGAAGTCAGCTTCTGCGTGGCCAAGGAATACGCCCTGATCCCTTCCTATTTCTCGGATCCGCTCCTCGCTTGTCCGGCTACCGCTTACTTCAAGTCGGTGCTTATACGCGGGACGGCGGCTCCGCTGGATGATCTGGAGGAGAAAGCCGAGGCGCTCGAAGCGATGATGGCCAAGCTGCAGCCGGAAGGCGGCTACAAAACGATCGCCGCCGAAGAGCCTGATTACGTCCCTCGCCTCAAGGGCGTTGCCGTCGTCAAGCTGACGGTCTCTTCCCTGTCCGCCAAATTCAAATTCGGACAAAACCTTGCGGATGAGGAACGGGAGGATATTGCCGGCCAGCTGGAGCGGCGCGGCTGTCCGTTCGATCATGAAACGGCATCGCTGATGCGGCATTATGCCCCGGGAAATAATGACGGGCTTCAGGACTAG
- a CDS encoding PLP-dependent aminotransferase family protein — protein MEIRLAFERYFLQSGSKRAALYDSLRDAVRSGQLKEGERLPSSRSLAELYGISRGTVTQVYDMLYAEGYIQGARGSGTYVAQRIPYPSAGLERVEQPSERMSAWFNRLEELKADKEGYPPAAPESRQAGRSFGPQLFQSGQTDFRLFPVKEWKIALHAAVRECMQENLPDCYREIPGSGLFRLREAVSAMLYRERGIAASPEEIVMTSGSKQGLALLVQILAEPGRRIVLEHPCYGGIREAASVTGAELIQAAVDENGAVPGDWDAAIAALTPNRQFPTGTVLSAERRKEWLAWAERRGAIIIEDDYDSEFRYSGRLGEPLKAMDRNGRVVYLGSFSRTMYSGLRIGYAVVPSWMASRLAQAKAFYEPYASGQLEQMALANFIAEGSYAKHLRRMKRQYKRRLAALHRGLDELEGAPFRFRPSDAGLHQYAEWTGSRDHYDRLLQGCRNRGVAWHDGSGYSAGEPGGNKDKRFALFGFAHLEEEEIGRGMQAIAEQWNGLGGNAGGSRRA, from the coding sequence ATGGAGATCCGATTGGCTTTTGAACGCTATTTCCTCCAATCCGGAAGCAAGAGAGCGGCTCTCTACGATTCGCTGCGCGATGCCGTCCGGAGCGGGCAGCTGAAGGAAGGGGAGCGTCTTCCGTCCTCCCGCTCTCTTGCCGAGCTGTACGGAATATCGAGAGGGACGGTTACTCAGGTCTATGACATGCTGTACGCGGAAGGCTACATTCAGGGAGCGCGGGGCAGCGGCACGTATGTCGCACAGCGGATCCCTTATCCTTCGGCAGGGCTGGAGCGCGTGGAGCAGCCCTCCGAGCGGATGTCGGCATGGTTCAACAGGCTGGAAGAACTGAAAGCGGACAAAGAAGGTTATCCTCCCGCTGCTCCTGAATCGCGGCAAGCAGGCCGTTCGTTCGGGCCGCAGCTGTTCCAGTCCGGACAGACGGATTTCCGCCTATTTCCCGTCAAGGAATGGAAGATCGCGCTTCATGCCGCCGTTCGGGAATGCATGCAGGAGAATCTCCCTGACTGTTACAGGGAAATACCCGGCTCCGGTCTATTCCGGCTCCGGGAGGCGGTGTCCGCCATGCTCTATAGGGAGAGGGGGATCGCGGCTTCTCCGGAGGAGATTGTCATGACGAGCGGCTCCAAGCAGGGGCTGGCCTTGCTGGTTCAAATTCTGGCTGAGCCGGGTCGGCGCATCGTGCTGGAACATCCTTGTTATGGCGGCATCCGGGAAGCGGCCTCCGTAACCGGGGCGGAGCTGATCCAGGCGGCAGTGGATGAAAACGGAGCGGTTCCGGGCGATTGGGATGCCGCGATAGCGGCATTGACGCCGAACCGCCAGTTCCCGACCGGGACGGTTCTGTCCGCCGAGAGAAGGAAGGAATGGCTTGCTTGGGCGGAGCGCCGCGGCGCGATCATCATTGAGGATGATTACGACAGCGAGTTCCGCTATTCGGGGAGGCTGGGCGAGCCTCTCAAAGCGATGGATCGCAACGGGCGTGTCGTCTATCTGGGAAGCTTCTCCCGCACGATGTACAGCGGGCTGAGGATCGGCTACGCTGTCGTTCCGTCTTGGATGGCTTCACGGCTCGCTCAGGCCAAAGCGTTTTATGAGCCCTACGCTTCCGGCCAGCTGGAGCAGATGGCGCTGGCCAATTTCATCGCGGAAGGCTCCTACGCCAAGCATCTGAGAAGGATGAAACGCCAGTACAAACGCAGGCTGGCAGCTCTCCACCGGGGGCTCGACGAGCTGGAGGGAGCTCCATTCCGCTTCCGCCCGTCCGATGCAGGCCTGCATCAATATGCGGAATGGACGGGCAGCAGAGATCATTACGACCGGCTGCTGCAGGGCTGCCGGAATAGGGGAGTCGCCTGGCATGACGGGAGCGGCTATTCAGCGGGCGAGCCCGGAGGAAACAAGGACAAGCGCTTCGCTCTTTTCGGGTTTGCGCATCTGGAGGAGGAGGAGATCGGCCGCGGCATGCAGGCCATCGCCGAACAGTGGAACGGGCTTGGCGGGAATGCGGGAGGCAGCCGTCGGGCTTGA
- a CDS encoding LacI family DNA-binding transcriptional regulator: MATLKEIAAEAKVSAATVSRVLNYDATLSVSEETRRRIFAAAEKLRYKPRQMKRNREESTASAKRLGLLLTLSADDEQQDSYFSLIRKGMELRTEELGLPQPVVQRYTGGEEPDLSGVDGWIAAGSFMPEDLERLLPPGAPLVLVNNHFDDGRHDSVRLNFEGAVNGVLEHLLGLGRDRIGLLAGEEYPVRMSASPEPPVLHDFRRVQFERTMKEKGLLRPEWIRTAAWSPAGGYAAMQSLLDSGERPTACFASSDPIAVGALKALQERGIRVPEEMALVGFNDMEVSGYLQPPLTTVQAFPEEIGRSAVHLLLDRLGGREASLQLMVNTRLIIRESCGAEAKSFK; the protein is encoded by the coding sequence ATGGCCACTCTAAAAGAAATTGCCGCCGAAGCGAAGGTGTCTGCCGCCACCGTATCCCGGGTGCTGAACTACGACGCTACGCTTTCCGTAAGCGAAGAGACGAGGCGGCGCATCTTTGCCGCCGCCGAGAAGCTGCGCTACAAGCCGAGGCAGATGAAGAGGAACCGGGAGGAGTCGACAGCGTCCGCGAAGCGGCTTGGATTGCTGCTGACATTGTCTGCGGATGACGAGCAGCAGGATTCCTATTTCTCGCTTATCCGCAAAGGCATGGAGCTGCGCACGGAGGAGCTTGGCTTGCCGCAGCCTGTCGTCCAGCGTTATACGGGCGGAGAAGAGCCGGATCTATCCGGAGTCGACGGCTGGATCGCGGCAGGCAGCTTCATGCCGGAGGATCTGGAGCGCCTTCTTCCTCCAGGAGCTCCGCTGGTCCTCGTCAACAATCACTTCGACGACGGCAGGCATGACAGCGTCCGGCTGAATTTTGAAGGAGCCGTCAATGGCGTGCTGGAGCATCTTCTGGGGCTTGGCCGCGACAGGATCGGCCTGCTGGCGGGAGAAGAGTATCCGGTCCGCATGAGCGCAAGCCCGGAGCCTCCCGTTCTCCATGACTTCCGGAGAGTCCAGTTCGAACGGACGATGAAGGAAAAGGGGCTGCTGCGCCCGGAGTGGATACGGACGGCGGCATGGAGCCCGGCCGGCGGTTATGCGGCGATGCAAAGCCTGCTGGATTCGGGGGAGCGGCCGACAGCCTGCTTCGCAAGCAGCGATCCGATCGCAGTGGGAGCGTTGAAGGCGCTGCAGGAACGCGGAATCCGGGTGCCGGAGGAGATGGCGCTCGTCGGCTTCAACGATATGGAAGTATCGGGTTATCTCCAGCCCCCTCTGACGACCGTCCAAGCGTTCCCGGAAGAGATCGGCCGCTCCGCGGTCCATCTGCTTCTCGATCGACTTGGAGGCAGGGAGGCTTCCTTGCAGCTTATGGTCAATACCCGCCTCATCATCCGCGAAAGCTGCGGAGCAGAGGCCAAATCATTCAAATAG
- a CDS encoding alpha-galactosidase: MPVSYHEKEQVFHLYSSKMSYVIQILNGYPLHLYWGRRLRDEAGFENMLCRVERASFSPTPFPEDRTISLDALPQEYPQYGTGDFRAPAYQVQLEDGTRITELRYDSHTISKGKPGLEGLPAVYAESDEEADTLELVLRDDYSGLSIILSYTVFKDAGILARSSRLRLDPSARPLQILRALSASVDFHEQDYELVYLSGAWTRERHVVRRPVAAGATSLESRRGSSSHQQNPFAALVRADTGEEQGEAYGFSLVYSGSFLAGAEVDQFGMTRVSIGINPFDFSWRLEPGESFQTPEAIMVYSSEGLGGMSRAYHRLYRTRLCRGKFRDQPRPILVNNWEATYFSFNAEKIEAIAKAGSELGIELFVLDDGWFGKRDSDNSSLGDWVVDRVKLPDGLEDLVRRVNGHGMQFGLWFEPEMVSPVSELYKAHPDWCLHAAGRRRTEGRSQLILDLSRRDVRDYLFDAISGILGSCPITYVKWDMNRNMTEIGSALMEAEGQMEVAHRYMLGLYELLERIVSAFPDVLFESCSGGGGRFDPGMLHYMPQTWTSDDTDAVERLKIQYGTSMVYPVSSIGAHVSDVPNHQVGRTASLEMRGDVAMSGNFGYELDLTKFGEQEKEIVKGQVAAYKELRSLIQSGDLYRLQSPFQGNETAWMMVSEDRREAAVFWFRTLAEPNAPLRRLRLSGLDPEASYRMEELKTAGAEPAAAKLPGTETAWAGDRLMHHGIPLPHLHGDFKSMVVKLTAV, from the coding sequence ATGCCGGTATCCTACCATGAAAAGGAACAAGTCTTTCATTTATACTCCAGCAAGATGAGCTATGTCATTCAAATCTTGAACGGCTATCCTCTCCATCTGTATTGGGGTCGCCGCCTGCGGGACGAAGCGGGATTCGAGAACATGCTGTGCAGGGTCGAGAGAGCTTCCTTCTCCCCGACTCCGTTCCCGGAGGACCGGACGATCTCCCTGGATGCGCTGCCTCAGGAATATCCCCAGTACGGTACGGGCGATTTCCGCGCTCCGGCCTACCAGGTCCAGCTTGAAGACGGGACCCGGATCACGGAGCTGCGCTACGATTCGCACACGATATCCAAGGGCAAGCCTGGTTTGGAGGGGCTGCCTGCCGTCTATGCCGAATCGGACGAGGAAGCCGACACGCTGGAGCTGGTGCTGCGCGACGATTACTCCGGACTCAGCATCATTCTCTCCTACACCGTATTCAAGGATGCCGGCATTCTGGCCCGCTCATCCCGGCTCCGGCTGGATCCGTCCGCCCGTCCGCTCCAGATTCTCCGGGCGCTGAGCGCCAGCGTCGATTTCCATGAGCAGGACTATGAGCTCGTCTACCTGTCCGGCGCGTGGACCAGGGAGCGGCATGTCGTTCGCAGGCCCGTCGCGGCCGGGGCTACGTCTCTGGAAAGCCGCCGCGGGTCGAGCTCCCATCAGCAGAACCCGTTCGCCGCTCTTGTCCGGGCGGATACGGGGGAAGAGCAGGGAGAAGCCTATGGCTTCAGCCTCGTCTACAGCGGCAGCTTCCTGGCGGGAGCGGAAGTGGATCAATTCGGCATGACCCGGGTGAGCATCGGCATCAATCCGTTTGATTTCTCCTGGCGGCTGGAGCCTGGCGAGAGCTTCCAGACGCCTGAAGCGATCATGGTCTATTCCTCCGAAGGGCTCGGCGGAATGTCCCGGGCCTACCACCGCCTGTACCGCACCCGTCTTTGCCGCGGCAAGTTCCGCGATCAGCCGCGCCCGATTCTCGTCAACAATTGGGAGGCGACCTACTTCAGCTTCAATGCGGAGAAGATCGAGGCGATCGCGAAGGCCGGAAGCGAGCTGGGCATCGAGCTGTTCGTGCTCGACGACGGCTGGTTCGGCAAGCGGGACAGCGACAACAGCTCGCTGGGCGATTGGGTCGTAGACCGCGTCAAGCTCCCGGACGGCCTTGAGGATCTCGTCCGCCGCGTCAACGGCCACGGCATGCAGTTCGGCCTCTGGTTCGAGCCGGAGATGGTGTCTCCGGTCAGCGAGCTGTACAAGGCCCATCCGGACTGGTGCCTTCATGCCGCAGGCCGCAGGCGAACGGAAGGACGCTCCCAGCTCATCCTCGACCTGTCCCGCAGGGATGTGAGGGATTACCTGTTCGATGCCATCAGCGGCATTCTGGGAAGCTGTCCGATCACGTATGTCAAATGGGACATGAACCGCAACATGACGGAGATCGGCTCCGCGCTCATGGAGGCGGAGGGGCAGATGGAGGTCGCCCACCGCTATATGCTCGGCTTGTATGAGCTGCTGGAGCGGATCGTATCCGCCTTCCCGGACGTTCTGTTCGAAAGCTGCTCCGGAGGAGGGGGCCGCTTCGACCCCGGCATGCTCCATTACATGCCGCAGACATGGACGAGCGACGATACGGATGCGGTCGAGCGCCTCAAAATCCAGTACGGCACGAGCATGGTCTATCCGGTCAGCTCGATCGGCGCGCATGTATCGGATGTGCCCAACCATCAGGTCGGAAGGACGGCTTCGCTGGAAATGCGCGGCGACGTGGCGATGTCGGGCAACTTCGGCTACGAGCTCGATCTGACCAAATTCGGCGAGCAGGAAAAAGAGATCGTGAAGGGACAGGTTGCCGCCTACAAGGAGCTGCGGAGCCTGATTCAGTCAGGCGACCTTTACCGGCTGCAGAGTCCGTTCCAGGGCAACGAGACCGCCTGGATGATGGTGTCGGAGGACCGGCGCGAAGCGGCCGTATTCTGGTTCCGGACGCTGGCGGAGCCGAACGCTCCGCTGCGCAGGCTTCGGCTGTCCGGATTGGATCCGGAAGCTTCCTACCGGATGGAAGAGCTGAAGACGGCGGGCGCAGAGCCGGCCGCCGCCAAGCTGCCGGGAACGGAGACGGCATGGGCCGGAGACAGGCTCATGCATCACGGCATTCCGCTTCCCCACTTGCATGGCGATTTCAAGAGCATGGTCGTGAAGCTGACGGCGGTATAG
- a CDS encoding HPP family protein, whose amino-acid sequence MEAGNFWSKMKGGGRSALKASPRNAAIGAAGGFAVIAVLALLTQASSSAWLMASFGASCVLAFGVWDAPLSQPRNIVGGHLLSTLIGLILSHLFHGGVWVMAAGVGLAIGLMMLTRTTHPPAGADPLIVITAGSGWSFLVMPVLIGSIVIVLAALIVNNLDPDRRYPTFWI is encoded by the coding sequence ATGGAAGCGGGAAATTTTTGGTCCAAAATGAAGGGCGGCGGGAGAAGCGCCTTGAAGGCAAGCCCCAGAAATGCCGCGATCGGCGCCGCAGGAGGTTTTGCCGTCATCGCAGTGCTCGCCCTGCTCACGCAAGCCTCCTCGTCGGCGTGGCTCATGGCTTCGTTCGGAGCCAGCTGCGTGCTTGCGTTCGGCGTCTGGGACGCGCCTTTGTCGCAGCCCCGAAATATTGTCGGCGGCCATCTGCTGTCGACCCTGATCGGTCTGATCCTGTCTCATTTGTTCCATGGGGGCGTATGGGTCATGGCTGCCGGCGTAGGGCTTGCGATCGGCCTCATGATGCTGACACGCACGACGCATCCGCCAGCCGGGGCCGATCCGCTGATCGTCATCACGGCCGGCAGCGGATGGAGCTTCCTCGTCATGCCGGTGCTGATCGGCTCCATCGTCATCGTGCTGGCCGCATTGATCGTGAACAATCTGGACCCGGATCGAAGGTATCCGACCTTCTGGATCTGA
- the asd gene encoding archaetidylserine decarboxylase (Phosphatidylserine decarboxylase is synthesized as a single chain precursor. Generation of the pyruvoyl active site from a Ser is coupled to cleavage of a Gly-Ser bond between the larger (beta) and smaller (alpha chains). It is an integral membrane protein.), protein MWTWLFRHMTELGSRKWISRLTGSFAKSRASRGFIPRFARTYGIRTEEAERAIQEYATLNEFFTRRLKPGMRPVDDTADMAVSPVDALVTGAGPIQDGTMLGIKGQDYTVEELLNGSPRIQNYRNGYYAVLYLSPTDYHRIHVPADGVIVEREHLPGRVYPVNEFGLTRMRRVLSRNERLVTYMTHNGGEIAIVKVGALNVSSIRYTEPQTADVRRGDELAYFEFGSTVVLLFEDGTFEPRTDLAVGLKVKMGEQLGKLSTT, encoded by the coding sequence ATGTGGACCTGGTTATTCCGCCATATGACGGAGCTCGGATCCCGCAAATGGATTTCCCGCCTGACGGGAAGCTTTGCTAAATCCAGAGCCAGCCGGGGATTTATCCCCCGTTTTGCCCGCACGTACGGCATCCGTACCGAAGAAGCGGAGCGAGCAATCCAAGAATACGCGACATTGAATGAGTTTTTCACCCGCAGGCTGAAGCCCGGCATGCGCCCCGTGGACGATACGGCGGACATGGCGGTAAGCCCGGTCGACGCGCTTGTGACGGGAGCCGGCCCTATCCAGGACGGCACGATGCTGGGCATCAAGGGACAGGACTATACGGTCGAGGAGCTTCTCAACGGCTCGCCCCGCATCCAGAATTATCGCAACGGCTATTATGCGGTTCTTTATTTGAGCCCGACCGATTATCACCGCATCCATGTGCCGGCTGACGGCGTCATCGTGGAGCGGGAGCATCTGCCTGGACGCGTCTATCCGGTGAACGAATTCGGCCTCACGAGAATGCGCCGCGTGCTGAGCCGCAACGAGCGGCTCGTGACGTACATGACCCACAATGGCGGCGAGATCGCCATCGTCAAGGTCGGCGCGCTCAACGTCAGCAGCATCCGGTACACCGAGCCTCAGACCGCCGATGTCCGGCGCGGCGACGAGCTGGCCTACTTCGAGTTCGGCTCCACCGTCGTCCTGTTGTTCGAGGACGGCACGTTCGAGCCCCGTACAGACCTGGCCGTCGGCCTCAAGGTCAAGATGGGCGAACAGCTCGGCAAGCTGTCAACAACCTGA
- a CDS encoding TspO/MBR family protein: MSPSPTSLPRTSPAWKALNTIAFALVIVMNALAVLLPLGGKTTKELSDQYPLLLTPPGYVFSIWSLIYLLLAGFIVYQWTPQGSSRSSVRSIGFWFVLNGLANSAWIVAWHYEHVGLSVLIMLILLASLIVLYVETQRQSSSATAGEQLLAQLPFSIYMGWISVATIVNVSAWLYSLDWNGFGWGDAAWALIGLAAAASLGLAVGWIFRDPYYELVLVWAFIGIAGKDVQPDAVSSAAWALAALLAAWAVLQAIRRYRFHSLK, translated from the coding sequence ATGAGTCCATCCCCAACGTCCTTGCCCCGGACCAGCCCTGCATGGAAGGCTCTCAACACGATCGCCTTCGCCCTGGTAATCGTCATGAACGCTCTCGCCGTCCTGCTCCCTCTGGGTGGAAAAACGACCAAGGAGCTGTCCGACCAATACCCGCTTCTGCTCACGCCGCCGGGTTATGTCTTCAGCATCTGGAGCCTGATCTACCTGCTCTTGGCCGGGTTCATCGTCTACCAATGGACTCCGCAGGGCAGCTCGCGCAGCAGCGTCCGCTCCATCGGCTTCTGGTTCGTGCTGAACGGGCTGGCCAACTCGGCATGGATCGTCGCCTGGCATTACGAGCATGTCGGGCTCAGCGTCCTCATCATGCTGATTCTGCTCGCGTCTTTGATCGTCCTCTATGTCGAAACACAGCGCCAATCGTCGAGTGCGACGGCAGGGGAGCAGCTGCTGGCCCAGCTTCCGTTCAGTATCTACATGGGGTGGATCAGCGTCGCGACGATCGTCAACGTCTCTGCCTGGCTGTACAGCCTGGATTGGAACGGCTTCGGCTGGGGAGATGCGGCTTGGGCTCTGATCGGACTTGCAGCAGCCGCCTCGCTCGGCTTGGCCGTCGGCTGGATTTTCCGGGATCCCTATTATGAGCTTGTGCTCGTATGGGCCTTCATCGGCATCGCCGGGAAGGACGTCCAGCCTGACGCGGTCTCCTCGGCAGCCTGGGCTCTTGCCGCTCTCCTCGCGGCGTGGGCCGTCCTTCAAGCCATTCGCCGCTATCGCTTCCATTCGTTGAAATAA